From a region of the Lactuca sativa cultivar Salinas chromosome 4, Lsat_Salinas_v11, whole genome shotgun sequence genome:
- the LOC111884923 gene encoding uncharacterized protein LOC111884923 isoform X2 has protein sequence MRISNQVVGGGWLIIPHEYNSVIPTQLVMRFQSIMRTEVVGIVRRFYIRWVNDNFIVSGDNNWNSGLLDGSNATT, from the exons ATGAGGATTTCGAATCAG GTTGTGGGTGGAGGATGGCTAATAATACCCCATGAATACAATTCAGTTATACCCACCCAGTTGGTTATGAGATTTCAAA gtATCATGAGGACTGAAGTTGTTGGAATAGTCAGAAGATTTTATATTCGGTGGGTAAACGACAACTTTATTGTAAG TGGCGACAACAATTGGAACAGTGGCTTATTGGATGGTTCAAATGCGACCACTTAG
- the LOC111884923 gene encoding uncharacterized protein LOC111884923 isoform X1 — protein sequence MRISNQVVGGGWLIIPHEYNSVIPTQLVMRFQSIMRTEVVGIVRRFYIRWVNDNFIWRQQLEQWLIGWFKCDHLGKKDAELDILVELSLMLSLLQRFPLQF from the exons ATGAGGATTTCGAATCAG GTTGTGGGTGGAGGATGGCTAATAATACCCCATGAATACAATTCAGTTATACCCACCCAGTTGGTTATGAGATTTCAAA gtATCATGAGGACTGAAGTTGTTGGAATAGTCAGAAGATTTTATATTCGGTGGGTAAACGACAACTTTATT TGGCGACAACAATTGGAACAGTGGCTTATTGGATGGTTCAAATGCGACCACTTAGGCAAGAAGGATGCAGAATTGGACATATTGGTGGAG CTTTCACTTATGTTGTCATTACTTCAGAGATTTCCCCTTCAGTTTTAG
- the LOC111884923 gene encoding uncharacterized protein LOC111884923 isoform X3, translating into MVQMRPLRQEGCRIGHIGGAFTYVVITSEISPSVLGVGLATDNVIRAVYFITLFALAAKTPPESSISTTDVEKDVKSESKSKLPLLQSSTTLAISFAIYKIGSLITKYLAYQEISYYM; encoded by the exons ATGGTTCAAATGCGACCACTTAGGCAAGAAGGATGCAGAATTGGACATATTGGTGGAG CTTTCACTTATGTTGTCATTACTTCAGAGATTTCCCCTTCAGTTTTAGGTGTTGGATTAGCTACAGATAATGTTATCCGTGCAGTATATTTTATTACATTGTTTGCACTAGCTGCTAAAACTCCTCCAGAGAGTTCAATATCAACCACCG ATGTTGAAAAAGATGTGAAATCAGAATCCAAGAGCAAACTTCCATTGCTGCAGTCATCCACAACCCTTGCTATATCCTTTGCTATCTACAAAATTGGAAGTTTGATAACAAAATATTTGGCATACCAGGAGATTTCGTATTACATGTAA
- the LOC111884934 gene encoding (3S,6E)-nerolidol synthase 1 isoform X2: MAFLTKISHKRSSPTIEFAYQNTPRLLSHNNFQAPNIRIPRKNWSINTSDRLKQCSNPSKTNQYFCNHMNSIIVEEDNDVKHAELVKRVRKLIGKVSDEGFEDLMMIDALQRLAIDYHFEDEINLILERRNMQYTNTDFFQHQNLYEISLCFRILRQNGFFVLPDYFKKFKGNYKEFDRKLNYDIRGLMALYEASQLRIEGEIILDEAEKFSYQILQERMKFLDDEQATMVRRTLENPCHKTLPFCSLKNSIRDYNGTVLQELAELEFNLLQYVHQREINQILRWSKDLGLAKELFLARDQPLKCYLWAMAALTNPNLSTHRIDLTKTILLIYIIDDIFDVYGTINELTVFTEAINRWDIKAIDKLPDYMKSSFKALYNITNEIANNVYEQHGINPIRSLWKAWATLCNAFLVEAKWFASGQIPNADEYLKIGMVTSGVGVLFVHMFFLLGNGTNEGHYDLFNDNHGIISSVSKILRLWDDLGSARDENQDGHDGSYITCFLNEHQGCPSKVARQHVVNLISDAWKSLNKECLAPYPFSATFMKATNNIARMVPLMYSYDNHSSLPLLDDYVKAILLENSTM, encoded by the exons ATGGCCTTCCTCACTAAAATATCTCACAAAAGAAGCTCCCCAACGATTGAGTTTGCTTACCAAAATACCCCACGGCTCTTAAGCCATAACAATTTTCAAGCACCTAACATCCGTATTCCTAGAAAGAACTGGAGCATTAATACCTCAGATCGACTCAAACAGTGTTCTAACCCTTCAAAAACAAATCAGTATTTTTGCAACCACATGAACAGTATTATTGTTGAG GAAGACAACGatgttaaacatgcagaattggTGAAGCGTGTTCGTAAATTAATTGGCAAAGTTAGTGATGAGGGTTTTGAGGATTTGATGATGATTGATGCTCTCCAGCGTCTAGCAATTGATTATCACTTCGAAGATGAGATCAACTTAATATTGGAAAGGCGTAACATGCAATATACTAACACAGACTTTTTTCAGCATCAAAATCTCTATGAGATCTCCCTCTGTTTTCGAATTTTAAGACAGAATGGCTTTTTTGTGTTGCCAG ATTATTTTAAGAAATTCAAGGGAAACTACAAAGAGTTCGACAGAAAATTGAATTACGACATCAGAGGTTTAATGGCGTTATATGAAGCTTCTCAGTTACGAATAGAAGGGGAAATCATACTGGATGAAGCTGAAAAGTTTAGCTACCAGATTTTGCAGGAGAGGATGAAATTTCTTGATGATGAACAAGCTACAATGGTCAGACGTACACTTGAGAATCCCTGCCACAAAACGTTGCCGTTTTGCAGTTTAAAGAACTCTATCCGAGATTATAACGGCACCGTTTTGCAAGAGTTAGCAGAACTAGAGTTCAATTTACTGCAGTATGTACACCAAAGGGAAATAAATCAGATACTAAG GTGGTCAAAGGACCTGGGTTTGGCCAAAGAGTTATTTCTTGCTCGGGACCAACCTTTAAAGTGCTATCTTTGGGCCATGGCTGCCTTAACAAATCCCAACCTCTCTACACACAGGATCGATCTCACAAAAACAATTTTACTCATTTATATCATAGATGACATTTTTGATGTCTATGGAACTATCAACGAACTAACTGTATTCACGGAAGCCATAAACAG ATGGGATATTAAGGCAATTGACAAGCTTCCAGACTACATGAAGTCGTCCTTCAAGGCTCTTTATAACATTACAAATGAAATCGCCAACAATGTTTACGAGCAACATGGGATTAACCCCATACGCTCCTTGTGGAAGGCG TGGGCAACACTTTGCAATGCATTTCTAGTGGAAGCAAAATGGTTTGCTTCTGGGCAAATTCCAAATGCCGATGAGTACTTGAAAATTGGAATGGTTACTTCAGGTGTAGGAGTTTTGTTTGTCCATATGTTTTTCTTGCTTGGAAATGGTACAAATGAGGGACATTATGACCTTTTCAATGATAACCATGGGATAATATCATCAGTTTCAAAGATTCTGCGTTTGTGGGATGATTTAGGAAGTGCTCGA GATGAAAATCAAGATGGACATGATGGATCATACATCACGTGCTTTCTAAACGAGCACCAAGGTTGCCCGAGCAAGGTTGCACGTCAGCATGTTGTTAACTTGATTTCAGATGCATGGAAGAGTTTAAATAAAGAGTGCCTCGCTCCTTATCCCTTTTCAGCAACTTTTATGAAGGCCACCAATAACATTGCAAGGATGGTGCCTCTTATGTATAGTTATGATAATCATAGTTCACTTCCTCTACTTGATGATTATGTCAAGGCTATACTACTAGAGAATAGTACGATGTGA
- the LOC111884934 gene encoding (3S,6E)-nerolidol synthase 1 isoform X1: protein MAFLTKISHKRSSPTIEFAYQNTPRLLSHNNFQAPNIRIPRKNWSINTSDRLKQCSNPSKTNQYFCNHMNSIIVEQEDNDVKHAELVKRVRKLIGKVSDEGFEDLMMIDALQRLAIDYHFEDEINLILERRNMQYTNTDFFQHQNLYEISLCFRILRQNGFFVLPDYFKKFKGNYKEFDRKLNYDIRGLMALYEASQLRIEGEIILDEAEKFSYQILQERMKFLDDEQATMVRRTLENPCHKTLPFCSLKNSIRDYNGTVLQELAELEFNLLQYVHQREINQILRWSKDLGLAKELFLARDQPLKCYLWAMAALTNPNLSTHRIDLTKTILLIYIIDDIFDVYGTINELTVFTEAINRWDIKAIDKLPDYMKSSFKALYNITNEIANNVYEQHGINPIRSLWKAWATLCNAFLVEAKWFASGQIPNADEYLKIGMVTSGVGVLFVHMFFLLGNGTNEGHYDLFNDNHGIISSVSKILRLWDDLGSARDENQDGHDGSYITCFLNEHQGCPSKVARQHVVNLISDAWKSLNKECLAPYPFSATFMKATNNIARMVPLMYSYDNHSSLPLLDDYVKAILLENSTM from the exons ATGGCCTTCCTCACTAAAATATCTCACAAAAGAAGCTCCCCAACGATTGAGTTTGCTTACCAAAATACCCCACGGCTCTTAAGCCATAACAATTTTCAAGCACCTAACATCCGTATTCCTAGAAAGAACTGGAGCATTAATACCTCAGATCGACTCAAACAGTGTTCTAACCCTTCAAAAACAAATCAGTATTTTTGCAACCACATGAACAGTATTATTGTTGAG CAGGAAGACAACGatgttaaacatgcagaattggTGAAGCGTGTTCGTAAATTAATTGGCAAAGTTAGTGATGAGGGTTTTGAGGATTTGATGATGATTGATGCTCTCCAGCGTCTAGCAATTGATTATCACTTCGAAGATGAGATCAACTTAATATTGGAAAGGCGTAACATGCAATATACTAACACAGACTTTTTTCAGCATCAAAATCTCTATGAGATCTCCCTCTGTTTTCGAATTTTAAGACAGAATGGCTTTTTTGTGTTGCCAG ATTATTTTAAGAAATTCAAGGGAAACTACAAAGAGTTCGACAGAAAATTGAATTACGACATCAGAGGTTTAATGGCGTTATATGAAGCTTCTCAGTTACGAATAGAAGGGGAAATCATACTGGATGAAGCTGAAAAGTTTAGCTACCAGATTTTGCAGGAGAGGATGAAATTTCTTGATGATGAACAAGCTACAATGGTCAGACGTACACTTGAGAATCCCTGCCACAAAACGTTGCCGTTTTGCAGTTTAAAGAACTCTATCCGAGATTATAACGGCACCGTTTTGCAAGAGTTAGCAGAACTAGAGTTCAATTTACTGCAGTATGTACACCAAAGGGAAATAAATCAGATACTAAG GTGGTCAAAGGACCTGGGTTTGGCCAAAGAGTTATTTCTTGCTCGGGACCAACCTTTAAAGTGCTATCTTTGGGCCATGGCTGCCTTAACAAATCCCAACCTCTCTACACACAGGATCGATCTCACAAAAACAATTTTACTCATTTATATCATAGATGACATTTTTGATGTCTATGGAACTATCAACGAACTAACTGTATTCACGGAAGCCATAAACAG ATGGGATATTAAGGCAATTGACAAGCTTCCAGACTACATGAAGTCGTCCTTCAAGGCTCTTTATAACATTACAAATGAAATCGCCAACAATGTTTACGAGCAACATGGGATTAACCCCATACGCTCCTTGTGGAAGGCG TGGGCAACACTTTGCAATGCATTTCTAGTGGAAGCAAAATGGTTTGCTTCTGGGCAAATTCCAAATGCCGATGAGTACTTGAAAATTGGAATGGTTACTTCAGGTGTAGGAGTTTTGTTTGTCCATATGTTTTTCTTGCTTGGAAATGGTACAAATGAGGGACATTATGACCTTTTCAATGATAACCATGGGATAATATCATCAGTTTCAAAGATTCTGCGTTTGTGGGATGATTTAGGAAGTGCTCGA GATGAAAATCAAGATGGACATGATGGATCATACATCACGTGCTTTCTAAACGAGCACCAAGGTTGCCCGAGCAAGGTTGCACGTCAGCATGTTGTTAACTTGATTTCAGATGCATGGAAGAGTTTAAATAAAGAGTGCCTCGCTCCTTATCCCTTTTCAGCAACTTTTATGAAGGCCACCAATAACATTGCAAGGATGGTGCCTCTTATGTATAGTTATGATAATCATAGTTCACTTCCTCTACTTGATGATTATGTCAAGGCTATACTACTAGAGAATAGTACGATGTGA